In the genome of Mastomys coucha isolate ucsf_1 unplaced genomic scaffold, UCSF_Mcou_1 pScaffold21, whole genome shotgun sequence, the window ACAGTGGAAGTGCTAAGCCGGCTCACTTTGTTACCTTAGCCTGTCTGTCCATCACTTTCCTTGCTTATAGAATAGGAGCAATATACACCTACTTCCTTGGGTTGAAAAGAGAATACAATTACATTAACACAGGCAAAGCATCTGAACATTGCCAGACACACAGTAAACCCCAGGAGTCACTAACTAATCTCCATCTGTCTTCCTTCATACCAGGGGTCCCACCACTGCTGAAGAGCTTCCTCCAGGATCGCCTGGGCATCCGCTTAGTTCGAAAGAAACTGGTAAAACCTAAACACCATATATTGATGCCTCGGAAGGAATCAAGGAAGGTAAGCCTTCCAACAGGACCCTGCCCTCGGAGAAATGGAACCTATTTGAACATGCATTCAACTTGGGCATGAGAACCCTGCTCCCCAGCAAACCTGGACCTTCTCCATCAGCTCCAGTGCCTTCTCTGTTCCTTGTTAAACCCTGTAGCAGGGGTGATAGAGCTCCAGCAAGAGGAAGGTAGATGGGGGGCCTTGGTGGTCACTAAGTCAGTGACCTCCTAATTTCACAGAGAAACTAAGGGCCAGAGAAGAAGTAGGGAGGAACCAACCTTGAAGCTGGAAGACCTACCACTGTCCATAGTTGTCTGAACTTGGcaagagttttgatttttgagCCTCTAGTATTTCAGCTCTGGAGCCCCACAGACCTCCTGAAAGGGGTGGATGGAAAGAGACATGAAGCTCAATTGCAGAGCCCAAGCCTTTAGCCACACAAGTTCCTGATGTAAGTTACAGCTGAGTCAGCAGGACCAGAAGCACAGTCCCTGATGCAGGAGAGCTGACTCCTCTCACTCCGGCATCTCTTAGGCTGGCCTCTGGGGGCCATGAATTAGTAATTATCATCCTCTTGATCTGAAGGAATTTAAAAACATCTGTGAGaagctcctgtctccaagctcAGACATTGCTGATCCCCAAATCTGTCCCTTGCTCCATCCGCTCTGCTGCAGCTCTGTCAAACCAAGCTCTTAAACCCTCAGAGGAGCACAGCAAGGGTTTAAAGCCAGAAATAGAAAGTCCTAGGGTTTCTCTTGCCTGCTCTGAGGATCTGCCACATTCCTGCCTGGCTGCCATCTGGGGAGGCAATGCTAGTGAGCTAGGTGCTCAGTACAGGCCTCTTACGGTACTCTAGTGCCAGGATTCTCTGGAGCACACACGCCTCTGCCCTTGCTCACGTCCTGAGAAAACAGGCTCAAAATGGTGCACTAGCTCACCAGATATGTGTACTGGGTTTAGGGTggccctcccaccccacccccatcatccTGTTCAAGGTCCTGAGGAACTGAGATGTTACTGTTAATAAATGCCAAGCACCAGCTTGCCACAAACAAAACAGTAGTGTGCACATCTAGACTTGACCCCAGAACAGGGCTTAGGCCTGACGCTAGCTGGGGATAGTCTTAGTGCAGAAGAGACGAAGGCTCCAGGCTGTGAGCCCTTGGACACAGTTATGGGCAGGCAGAGAAAATGGAGAGCATACTTGGTGGGCTTTTCCCTGTGAGGAcaggagaggcagacagaccagACTAGTCCTGAGGGCAAGGGGCCACCAGTGAGTCAGGGATGGAGAGTGTCAATTCACCCTGTGGGAAGGGATAGGGTAGGTTTAGGAAGCAGCCCTCCATCTCCCTTCTGGCAAGGGCTCCAGGTACGCCAAAGTCCTGCTAGGTGCTGCCTTCCCTCTGTAGCGTGGGTTTTGATGAAGGTCCATGCCCTTCAGGCTTCCATTCAAAACACAGACTCTACACATatcaaaaggaaaacattctCTTAAAGTGAAATTGATTCTAGAAATGAGTGGTCCTTCCTGTTCCTCCAGTGTTGGATCTGGGTATAGGtagggctggggggtggggtgggggtggtctgCCCTGTTGGTAGGAGGAAGCAGTTACCAGGGATCCAACTGTGTCTCAGCCTGCACGTTCCTAAGTACAGTGTTAGTCAGTCACACTGCCCACACTGCCCCCTACCCCCAGGGCGTTAGCACAGGAGCGATGGTGATAGGCCCTGCCAGTTGAGGAAGTAGTTCCACAGCTCCTGAGAAACTTGGCTCAGGAAAAGGAGGGCCACTCCCACCCACTCTAGGGCTTCCTGAAGATAGCAAGAGGCATTCCGGTGAACCCTGAAGAGAAGCTGCCATGAACAGAGTAAGGCCTAGAGCCCAGGTCTCCAGGCCAAAGGGGCAGACTGTCACTGACTGGGATAGTCAGTACCTGGGAGACAGGCTCAATGTTCCTTGGGTAATTGATAAAATTTAGACTGCACAACAGagcccatgtggaggtcaggagataACTCGTGGGagctagttctctccttccactgtgtgaatcccagggatcaaactcaggttgttaggtgGCAGCAAGAGCCCTTCAACACTGAGCCTCTGTGGTGGTGTGGAATGATGCTATGTtctctgtgagcatgtgtgatTGCTCTCCTGCCTCCCCAAACTGCTCCTATTGTACAACCACGTGAGGCTGGTAGGGCTAGAGAGCAAATCCAACCCAGTCTTTCTTTCATACAGGTGAAAACCTACATCCCCAAGGTGCCGAAGCAGTCTCTGGTCCCCCATCACCTCAAAACGATCACAGACAACCCTCCGTCAAGTCTTAGGCCAGAGCCAGAGCACTCCACTGAAGATACCTCTCACGAGGCATTGTTTTCCAATGAGGGCCCAGAAGGCCCTTCCATAACTCACCGGGCCTTTGTGCCAATGCCTCCCATCTGCTCCGACTCCACCGTTCACAGTGAGACAGTGTCCCACCAGAGCCATACAGCCGGCCTCATGGGCTCAGAGCACCTATCAGATGATGACGCCAAGAGTACGGAGTCCATCTTCCTGACCCAGGTGACAGCCCCCAGCTGCCTCTATCCCCAGCTGCAGCACCCACAGGTTCCTACACTGTTGTGGACTGCCCAGGGAAGTCAGGAAACCCCAAAGGAAGTGCAGCTCACAGGCACTGTCATGAGAGGCTACTCAGGACACTATGTCCTGTGGCATAGACAGCATCTTGGATCTCACTGGGACCTGGTGCTGGCCAGTCTGTGGAGACTTGTCACTACCTGTCCCTCTCTGCTAAAAGGTACCTCACTACTCATGCTTCCCTGGGTCCTAGGAACAAAGATGGCTCAGACACAGGTGCCACTGCTGAGGAAAGCTTGTAGGAGCAGAGCTTGCCATCAGTGCTGGGATGGGAGAACCCAGGGACAAGAACCTGAGGAAGGATGCCTCCTCCTTCCAGGAGTGGATAGGAGGCTGGAATGAGCTGCACTTCTCAGGCTGGAAGAGACATGGTGGAAATATGGGCAGAGAACAGGGAATGAAGGTCGGGGAGAAATTCAAGTGGGATGTTTAACACCATGACTATTCACTGTCAGTGCAGCAGTGTATAAAGAGGAAATCAAGTTTGAACATCCCCAACCTGAACGACTCAAATCCCAAGTGCTCTGaatgctggttttttgtttttgttttttttttaatgtgtcaacACATCCACAAGAGGAAATTTTGATGATATTTTGTTTCATACATAAACCCATTTAAGATGTATGAAATTACCTTAGGgctatgtatataaaatataaatgaaacataTGCAAATTTTATGTATAGACTTGGGTCCAGTGCCAAGGTATCTTACCTTGTCATGTAAATATTCTAAAAAGCAAACACCTCTAACCCTAAGCATTTCACATGAAGATTGTTCAACCTCTGTAAGGCTGGAAGAGTTGGTAGGGCCTCAGAATGTCCTTACATGAAACAGGGTTTCCCGTATTGAATAAAGCCATTTGGGTAGGCTAAAATATCTCTGGTGTACCTCAGAGCAAGAATAAAGAATACCAAACAGACACCCTCAGTGTGGCACTGGAAGGTCCTTCCTAGGCCTACTCAGCACTCTGGCCACCCACCTGTCTCTTTAAGCATGCCCTGATGTCACTCCCTGACTCCTCCTGCTGCAATCCTTCATTGAGGCTACAGTCCAGCCCTCTCTCCTGCTTTGTCTGGGGACAGCTCGCTGTCCTGTGTCCCTGGGACTTGGTCCAGACTAAGTCATCACCTCCTATGAAGTTTTCTGGCTGGTTCTGGGCCTCCTCTGAGCGTGCCCGGATTGGCCACACCTCTTCCTGTTCCCACTCATCATCTTGTCTCCTGTCTTCATCCTCCATGCCTCAGATATTTTCTGTATCAGGGCTCAGCACTATTGGCTGTGCAGAGCCCATACTGGGATGTGGCAGGGAATAAGAGGGTGTATTTTCTTCTTGGCACAGGTGAATGAGCTGCCATCCTCCACCGCCTACAGGGAAAAGTTGGAGACAGAGAAGAATGACCAGAGGAGACCATCAACAGcacccagagagacaaagaggactCGGAGGAAGCAGACGGCTACCTCTCTGCACAAGTATGATGGCTATGAAGAGCTGCTCACAGTCAAGCCTGACCCGGCCTTTTTGGAGCCAAAGGGTATGGGATTaaatgctgggataaaggcatgtgccccagGCCCTGCTCTCTGTGTCAGGAGATTCTTAGGGCATGGCGGTGTCCCTGTCTTTTGCTGAACTGTCATTGCTTTGGGGGTCATGGCTTTTTCAAAGACTGGCTGGATTAGCCCAGTCACCCTGGATGAAAAATTTACTTGCAGAAAAGAGCTAATAACCAAACAAAGCCAGGTTCCTGAgctctcaccagccccttaagAGCCAGTAAGACCATCCCAAACCTTTCCCACCTGGTTTGGGGCAGCTATCTCAGCTTTGATTCCATTTCCTTGGATGTGCCCCagtatctgtaactccaaatTAGCCTGCCAAGGAGTGGGTCTCCTGAGAGCCCTTTCCATGTGACCGCCAAGTTTACGGGATCACTGTGGGGCCAAGTCTCTCCACATTAGACTCTGAGCTCATGGGGACATTTCACTCAAAGAATGGTGGAGATCTAGGCAAGGGAGCAGATAAGGGAGCCCTGGGAACGAACGGCTTTCTTGGGCGTTGAAGTCCTTTTCCAAGCGCTGAGCAGGGGTCAGGGTTGACACCTGTTGCTGCATCCTCTAGGCATCCAGAAGAACGCACAGGCCCTGCATCGCATGCTGAAGCAGCCGCTCATCTGCCGTTCCTccaagcccaggctggactcttTCCAGAAACCCTATGTTCCCAAGGAAAAGAGGGTAAGCAGTTCAGCCACTGACtgttcctgagctctgaggatgcCGCAGGTTGTACAGACCTGGGGTTACTTTGGGACCCTGAGGCCTGTTTCCCAGCGCCCACTACTGCCCCCGCCTGTCAGTATGACTATGAAGTGACAGACCTCTTCCTTGCTTTGTGCCAGGCCGGGAGGATGCAGATTCCAACCCCACGGAAGACCCGAGCACAGCTGCTGGATGATATCCTCATTCGTATGCGGGACCCTCGGAACGTTACTGAGGCTCCACTGGGTATGGTGCCAGCTGTCCCGCCGGGCTGATGTCTAGCAGGGAGGGCGGGTGCGAAGCTAGAAGAGTGCATGGTAAGCAGGGAGGGCTGTGGGAAGTGGGAATTTTTGAGCGTCTACCTGCAGTGTGCTGGAGCGTGCAGGCAGGAGGTTTCCACATCATCAGCACCTTCGGATCTCCAACTAAGGCATTGACTTCCTACTGTCGGGGCTGGACTGCTTCTACACACCAAGACACTTTCTGCATCTCTGAGCCAGGGAAACTGGGCGATCCTGGCGCTGTCCTTTCTCGTCCCTTGTAGGCACTGTGTTGCAGCGGCGTGCACAGCAGCGCCTAGTGAACCAGAAGCAATACCGGGAGGCCAAGCGGCTACTCAAGGAGTTCCGCGCACGCTACCGGCAGCTGGTACGCAGCTCGCTGCGGACTGTGTTCGCAGCTAGCCCGCCGCCCAGGCCGCCCACCCGCCGTGCGCTGAGCGCCGGCCAGCCCAAGTTGGGCCGTTTCCTCGAGTTCATGGACGAGTTCTGCCAGGAGCCCACGGCCAGCGACTCGAAAGAGTAGAGCTGCGCACCGCCCTCCCCAAGGGCTCTGCGCCCTGGACTGTGCCCAGCCCTGAACAGAGGGGGCCTGGGCTCCATTTCGCTCCGTGGTCAGTATGGGGAGCACAGCAGGACCTTGCCTCCGAGCCCGGCCAGGCCGCACCTGGTGGCTGGCCCAGCAGCAATAAAGAGTGGTGTAGAGCAATAAAATGGGTGCCAAATGTCCTCCTTGGAGCTCAGGCCAGGGCCACAGTGGCGGGgtcactaaagaaaaaaatctttgctgaTTCCTGCATCCCAAGAGGGCCGTAAGAACCCCACCTGAGTCATTCAGGACAGCTTCCATAAGTGCTGAGACAGAAGTAGCCTAGAAAGCTCAGAAGTGGCAGCCAGCACGaggcagggtggggaggtggggttgTAGAGGCCCAGGGACAGTTTTCCTGTGAGGAAGCTTTTTCCATTGTGAGGGTGAAAGGCAACGGAATGCATCCTTTTGAGATCATTGCTGGTAGAAGGGAGGGTTTAGTTCCCCAGTGTCCTATAATCCATGACACAGGCTGAAGACAAGAAAGGCCGTCTGGGAACCTAAGTTTCCAGTAAAGAAACAATCTGGCCAAAGCAGACTGAGGCTGCTGCATTCTTGGTGTGCGCCCAGTAGACAGCATCTGCCCCAGGAGGGTCTGGAGAAGTCCACCAGGACTATGCTGGGTGAGATCTAAGAGTTTTTACCCTGGAGGCAGCTGATTTGCAGTACCCAGGGCCCAGGAAGCACAAGGCTTCTTGATCCTCAGCAAGACAGACCCCCTAAATTCCAACCATTTTCATATTATTGAACCCAACTTCACAGACTTATGCAAGTAGCCAGTTAAGACCTTATTCTAAGCTGTGATCAtgcccagacatacatgtgaTGTACCATCACCCCAGGTGACAAAGGTACAGTTAACCCATTCACAGATGTCTGAACAGATACAAGTAACAATGACCCACGGCAGTAGCCACTCTCAGGGCTTTGTTGACTTGATTGGACTTTCTGGAGTTCCAACTCGCCCATCTTTCCTTTACTGCTAGGAGAATCCTTCCTGACAGACACTGTCAACCCACCAGGTTCCACTTCTGGAGAACCCCCTAGA includes:
- the Xrra1 gene encoding X-ray radiation resistance-associated protein 1 isoform X3, giving the protein MKKGVAKVSTEGQENQKKVSFDTGLKKISRKDNQADVLGHVLDRCFLLKHHSARKPSDLCTINVSGMKFSKAKEKDFKHFTSVIYINASENLLPLDVFHTFPTLKELELAFNGIKMVYVKYGDFKTLEFLDLSFNSLTEEAICDLGILPHLRVLLLTGNGLTSLPPNMAVKEQEASVTSLTSKKYILRFPALETLMLDDNKLSNPSCFASLAGLRRLKKLSLDQNKIFRIPYLQQVQLREGTGDWVTEGPNPQKELQPQMWIFETPDEQPNYTVLPMKKDVDRTEVVFSSYPGFSTSETAKVCSLPPIFEILPVKSLKARNQTLAPPFPELRYLSLAYNKIAKEDAVLPAALFPSLCELVFHNNPLVAHTRGVPPLLKSFLQDRLGIRLVRKKLVKPKHHILMPRKESRKVKTYIPKVPKQSLVPHHLKTITDNPPSSLRPEPEHSTEDTSHEALFSNEGPEGPSITHRAFVPMPPICSDSTVHSETVSHQSHTAGLMGSEHLSDDDAKSTESIFLTQVNELPSSTAYREKLETEKNDQRRPSTAPRETKRTRRKQTATSLHKYDGYEELLTVKPDPAFLEPKGIQKNAQALHRMLKQPLICRSSKPRLDSFQKPYVPKEKRAGRMQIPTPRKTRAQLLDDILIRMRDPRNVTEAPLGTVLQRRAQQRLVNQKQYREAKRLLKEFRARYRQLVRSSLRTVFAASPPPRPPTRRALSAGQPKLGRFLEFMDEFCQEPTASDSKE